A part of Gemmatimonas groenlandica genomic DNA contains:
- the purK gene encoding 5-(carboxyamino)imidazole ribonucleotide synthase, whose protein sequence is MTPILPGATIGFLGGGQLGRMTAFAARSMGYDIQVLDPDAACAARAVASRTITAPFDDIAAAVELAKSCDVVTLEIEQIHPDVLDAVAEHTALRPGRAPVYIIQDRIRQKEWLHAQGFPLGAFVAAASAADVEAAVREHGACIAKSTHGGYDGRGQVRLREPEQAADAWEALGGRTCLVEKMVSIDYEISVMVARRPGGEMAVYPPSRNHHTSGILTWAVIPAVIAPEMSEKAQSLASAITERIGIVGLLAVECFVTTEGELLVNELAPRPHNTYHHSERGLATSQFEQLVRAVCDLPLGSTEVHAPSAIVNLLGEVWLQHEPPHTTHALQVPGSRLHLYGKAGARGGRKMGHLSAVGESAQQALGRVLESYRRLSPETIASFDVHEPVLARSTN, encoded by the coding sequence GTGACGCCGATTCTTCCGGGCGCCACGATCGGATTTCTCGGTGGCGGACAGTTGGGACGCATGACCGCCTTCGCGGCGCGCTCCATGGGATACGACATCCAGGTGCTCGATCCTGACGCCGCCTGCGCCGCGCGTGCGGTGGCCTCTCGCACCATCACGGCGCCGTTCGACGACATCGCGGCGGCCGTCGAACTCGCGAAGTCGTGCGATGTCGTCACGCTGGAAATCGAACAGATCCATCCGGATGTGCTCGACGCGGTCGCCGAACACACCGCGCTTCGACCGGGGCGAGCGCCGGTGTACATCATTCAGGATCGCATCCGTCAGAAGGAGTGGCTGCACGCGCAGGGCTTTCCGCTCGGTGCGTTCGTTGCCGCGGCATCGGCAGCGGACGTGGAAGCGGCCGTCCGCGAACACGGCGCGTGCATCGCGAAGTCCACGCACGGTGGCTACGACGGTCGTGGTCAGGTTCGCTTGCGCGAGCCTGAGCAGGCAGCGGATGCCTGGGAGGCACTTGGCGGTCGTACATGTCTCGTCGAGAAGATGGTGTCGATCGACTACGAGATCTCGGTGATGGTCGCGCGCCGACCGGGCGGCGAGATGGCAGTGTATCCACCATCGCGCAATCACCACACGAGCGGCATTCTCACCTGGGCGGTGATCCCAGCCGTCATTGCTCCGGAGATGTCCGAGAAGGCGCAGTCGCTGGCATCAGCGATCACCGAGCGCATCGGCATCGTGGGACTGCTGGCCGTCGAATGCTTCGTGACCACCGAGGGCGAGCTGCTGGTGAACGAACTCGCCCCGCGTCCACACAACACGTATCACCACAGTGAGCGTGGACTCGCCACCAGCCAATTCGAGCAGCTCGTCCGCGCCGTGTGCGATTTGCCGCTGGGTAGCACCGAGGTGCATGCCCCGTCGGCCATCGTGAACCTGCTGGGCGAAGTCTGGTTACAGCACGAGCCGCCACACACGACGCACGCGCTCCAAGTACCCGGCAGTCGCTTGCATTTGTATGGCAAGGCCGGCGCGCGCGGCGGCCGCAAGATGGGCCATCTCTCAGCGGTCGGCGAGAGCGCCCAGCAGGCCCTCGGGCGCGTACTCGAGAGCTACCGGCGCCTGTCGCCGGAAACGATCGCGAGCTTCGATGTGCACGAGCCCGTGCTCGCTCGCTCCACTAACTGA
- a CDS encoding acetate/propionate family kinase, which yields MNILVLNVGSATLKFQVVVTDADRINTDRDERLIRGQIERIGGESIITIRGADGVSRKRTASLRDLRAAVDWLVGFVTSEESGTGLTSRGELHAVGHRVVHGGERFRSSVAIDSSVLHGIEETIELAPLHNPHNLRGIEAARAALGSGVPQVAVFDTAFHHTLPEHAYLYAIPYPLYRRHKVRRYGFHGTSHRSIAYRWRTLTGRDRADVRIVTLHLGNGCSACAIKGGASIDTSMGFTPLEGLVMGTRSGDIDAALLDYIAAKEGLTLPQVEALLNNQSGLLGISGLTNDMRDLLAEADEHQDRRAKLAIDIFCYRARKYVGSYLAAMGGADAIVFAGGVGENSPEIRRQICDGLQWAGLHVDPTANEALTHGREGRFSTDESPLAAWVVPTDEELLIARDTFRVIAGVEPT from the coding sequence GTGAACATTCTCGTGCTCAACGTGGGCTCGGCGACCCTGAAATTTCAGGTGGTCGTCACCGACGCGGATCGGATCAATACTGACCGTGACGAGCGCCTGATCCGCGGTCAGATCGAGCGCATAGGCGGCGAGTCGATCATCACGATTCGCGGTGCCGACGGTGTCTCGCGCAAGCGCACAGCATCGCTGCGCGATTTGCGCGCGGCAGTCGACTGGCTGGTAGGGTTCGTCACGTCGGAAGAGAGCGGTACCGGCCTCACCAGCCGCGGCGAACTGCACGCGGTGGGTCATCGTGTGGTCCATGGCGGCGAGCGATTCCGCAGCAGCGTCGCGATCGACAGCAGTGTATTGCACGGCATCGAGGAAACGATCGAACTCGCGCCGCTGCACAATCCGCACAACCTCCGCGGCATCGAAGCGGCGCGTGCGGCGCTCGGCAGCGGTGTGCCGCAGGTAGCGGTGTTCGACACGGCATTTCATCACACGTTGCCGGAACACGCCTACCTGTACGCGATTCCGTACCCGCTCTACCGTCGGCACAAAGTGCGTCGCTACGGCTTTCATGGCACGTCGCACCGTTCCATCGCCTATCGCTGGCGCACACTGACCGGCCGCGACCGCGCCGATGTGCGCATCGTGACGCTGCATCTTGGCAACGGCTGCTCAGCCTGCGCGATCAAGGGCGGCGCATCGATCGACACGAGCATGGGCTTTACGCCGCTGGAAGGACTCGTGATGGGCACACGCTCCGGTGACATCGACGCCGCACTGCTGGACTACATCGCGGCGAAAGAAGGGCTCACGCTGCCGCAGGTCGAAGCGCTGCTGAACAACCAGTCGGGACTGCTCGGCATTTCCGGCCTCACCAACGATATGCGCGATCTGCTCGCCGAAGCGGACGAGCATCAGGATCGTCGCGCGAAGCTGGCCATCGACATTTTTTGCTATCGCGCGCGAAAGTATGTGGGCTCGTATCTCGCCGCGATGGGGGGCGCCGACGCCATCGTGTTTGCCGGCGGCGTCGGAGAGAACTCGCCCGAGATCCGCCGACAGATCTGCGACGGCCTGCAGTGGGCCGGACTGCACGTCGACCCGACGGCGAACGAGGCGCTCACACATGGTCGCGAGGGACGTTTCTCGACCGACGAGTCCCCGCTCGCGGCGTGGGTGGTGCCCACCGACGAAGAGCTGTTGATCGCTCGCGACACCTTCCGCGTCATTGCCGGCGTCGAGCCGACCTGA
- the purE gene encoding 5-(carboxyamino)imidazole ribonucleotide mutase, translated as MGSASDFDTLAPACEILAELGIPYEARVVSAHRTPDWLFEYAETAFPRGLRAIIAGAGGAAHLPGMLAAKTLVPVLGVPVVATPLNGMDALLSIVQMPAGVPVATFAIGKPGASNAALFAAQLLAADDASLRDKLAARRSSKATEALARPLAAPNAIAPNAVAPNDFIPSAT; from the coding sequence ATGGGTAGCGCGAGCGATTTCGACACGCTCGCCCCGGCCTGCGAGATTCTCGCCGAGCTTGGCATCCCCTACGAGGCGCGCGTGGTGTCAGCGCATCGCACGCCCGACTGGCTGTTCGAGTACGCCGAAACGGCATTCCCCCGTGGGTTGCGGGCGATCATCGCCGGGGCCGGTGGCGCGGCCCACCTTCCGGGGATGCTCGCCGCCAAGACGCTGGTGCCGGTCCTCGGCGTGCCGGTGGTCGCGACACCCTTGAACGGCATGGATGCACTGCTGAGCATCGTGCAGATGCCGGCGGGTGTGCCGGTCGCCACCTTCGCCATCGGGAAGCCAGGCGCGTCGAATGCGGCGCTATTCGCCGCGCAGTTGCTCGCCGCCGACGATGCCTCGCTGCGTGACAAGCTCGCCGCCCGTCGGAGCAGCAAGGCCACGGAAGCGCTCGCGCGCCCGCTGGCCGCCCCGAATGCGATCGCCCCCAACGCGGTCGCGCCCAACGACTTCATTCCGTCCGCCACGTGA
- a CDS encoding O-acetylhomoserine aminocarboxypropyltransferase/cysteine synthase family protein yields MSDSTTSAPRQQAVDTLALHVGQEKPDGATGARAVPIYQTSSFVFDSPEHAADLFGLRAFGNIYTRINNPTTDVFEQRIAALEGGVAAVAVASGQAAQTLALLNLAEAGDNIVASQSLYGGTVSLLTHTLPRLGIRTRFVDIHDHKAVAAAIDENTKAVYVETVGNPALDVPDLTALAKLVHEYNVPLVVDNTFAPIITRPIDHGADIVLHSATKWIGGHGTSIGGVIVDSGRFDWGATARFRKFFNDPEPAYHGLRFSEAFGNVNGANIAFAVRLRVLLLRDIGAALSPFNAFLFLQGLETLPLRIRQHSANALKVAEFLQSHPSVSWVRYPGLASHPTHTQAVAHLKGGFGGVLTFGVRGGEAAARRFIVEAKLFSLLANVGDAKSLVIHPWTTTHEQLGETERRAAGVTPDLVRLSIGLEDADDLIADLDRALAAAVAADAGRTTTAGPQRSEHAA; encoded by the coding sequence ATGTCCGATTCCACCACTTCTGCACCCCGTCAGCAGGCCGTCGACACGCTCGCCCTGCACGTGGGCCAGGAAAAGCCCGACGGTGCCACCGGCGCCCGCGCCGTGCCGATCTATCAAACGAGTTCCTTCGTGTTCGACAGCCCCGAACACGCCGCCGATCTGTTCGGTCTCCGCGCCTTCGGCAACATCTACACGCGCATCAACAATCCGACCACCGACGTGTTCGAGCAGCGCATTGCCGCGCTCGAGGGTGGCGTGGCGGCGGTAGCCGTCGCGAGCGGCCAGGCCGCACAGACGCTGGCGCTGCTGAACCTCGCCGAGGCCGGCGACAACATCGTGGCGTCACAGTCGTTGTATGGCGGTACCGTCAGCCTGCTCACCCATACGCTCCCTCGCCTCGGCATTCGCACGCGCTTCGTGGACATTCACGATCACAAGGCCGTTGCCGCGGCGATCGACGAAAACACCAAGGCCGTGTACGTGGAAACCGTGGGCAACCCGGCGCTCGACGTGCCCGATCTCACCGCGTTGGCCAAGCTGGTGCACGAGTACAACGTACCGCTGGTGGTGGACAATACGTTCGCGCCGATCATCACGCGTCCAATCGATCATGGTGCCGACATCGTGCTGCACAGCGCGACGAAGTGGATCGGCGGACATGGCACGTCGATCGGCGGCGTGATCGTCGACAGCGGCCGCTTCGACTGGGGCGCCACCGCACGGTTTCGGAAATTCTTCAACGATCCCGAGCCGGCGTACCACGGCCTTCGCTTCTCCGAGGCCTTCGGCAATGTGAACGGCGCGAACATCGCGTTCGCCGTGCGCCTGCGGGTACTGCTGCTGCGCGACATCGGCGCGGCGCTGTCGCCGTTCAACGCCTTCCTGTTCCTGCAGGGACTCGAAACGCTTCCGCTGCGCATCCGTCAGCACAGCGCCAATGCACTCAAGGTCGCCGAATTTCTGCAGTCGCATCCCTCGGTGTCGTGGGTGCGCTATCCGGGACTCGCCTCGCATCCCACACACACGCAGGCGGTGGCGCATCTCAAGGGTGGCTTCGGTGGAGTGCTCACCTTCGGTGTGCGCGGCGGCGAAGCCGCGGCGCGACGCTTCATCGTGGAGGCCAAGCTGTTCTCGCTGCTGGCCAACGTCGGTGATGCGAAGAGCCTCGTGATCCATCCGTGGACGACCACGCACGAGCAGCTTGGCGAGACGGAACGGCGCGCCGCCGGAGTGACGCCCGATCTCGTACGATTGTCGATCGGCCTCGAAGATGCCGACGACCTCATTGCCGATCTCGATCGCGCGCTGGCAGCTGCCGTCGCGGCCGACGCTGGTCGGACCACTACTGCTGGCCCGCAGCGGAGCGAGCACGCCGCATGA
- a CDS encoding homoserine dehydrogenase: protein MSTLPSSLLVGRAAVRVPRSSIPSRATVGTAKSGTSAWPIRDETITFHDVALERGDRLDRVDVRYRLEGTLDAARDNVVLVVHALTGTTHASDWWKGVIGANAAIDPTKHAVLCANLLGGCDGTTGPTDDNPDALPPFSTRDQATVLARLLDSLGITAPLLVCGGSLGGMVALEFAASFPDRVRSAVVLAAPAAQTAQGIAWNAIMRRAIALGGVREGLALARMVGMLSYRTPEGLERRFGRSRSEHDTFQVRDWLEVHGDKLVSRFDATSYGALIDAMDEHDVGRNRGGLSAALSVVGDRLIGVGIPGDLLYPAESVREWTTAAKATYVELPSIHGHDAFLLEVDRVSAVIAKAIAESELRNASAPARAAATTTPIVTSVTPRVRPLRVALAGCGHVGGSLLDLFGERAQQPGDAQPIRVDRVLVRDAERPRPALAQAIARGIAAPDACITDPTLLLSDDIDVLVEAIGGTTTARTLVETALRRGIRVVTANKALLGERGSSLAALARITDTRLDFEGAVCGAIPIVRCVRSGAAGVGITKVSGILNGTSNYVLEKVAEGASLAEAVATAQRLGYAEADPTRDLSGQDAEDKLRILAWMCFGVDPATLKVTRRGIDAETAAWATRVALEGDRVKLIASCTREGDELVARIFPTRITSDDPWARVSGPFNRIVVESETAGSLVFQGPGAGGRATAGAVLADIVAR, encoded by the coding sequence ATGAGCACCCTGCCCTCGAGTCTCCTGGTCGGACGCGCCGCCGTGCGCGTTCCGCGATCGTCGATTCCCTCGCGTGCCACAGTCGGCACAGCGAAGAGCGGCACCTCAGCGTGGCCGATTCGCGATGAGACGATCACGTTTCACGACGTCGCGCTCGAGCGCGGCGACCGGCTGGACCGCGTTGATGTGCGGTATCGGCTCGAGGGTACGCTCGACGCAGCGCGCGACAACGTGGTGCTCGTCGTGCACGCACTCACCGGCACCACGCACGCCAGCGACTGGTGGAAGGGCGTGATCGGCGCGAATGCCGCGATTGACCCCACCAAGCACGCTGTGCTCTGCGCGAACCTCCTCGGGGGCTGCGACGGCACCACAGGGCCGACCGATGACAATCCGGACGCGTTACCACCGTTCAGCACGCGCGATCAGGCCACCGTGCTGGCGCGCTTGCTCGACAGCCTCGGCATCACCGCGCCGTTGCTGGTGTGCGGCGGATCGCTCGGCGGCATGGTGGCGCTCGAGTTTGCCGCGAGCTTCCCTGACCGCGTCCGGTCGGCGGTCGTGCTGGCAGCGCCCGCCGCGCAAACGGCACAAGGCATCGCCTGGAACGCGATCATGCGGCGCGCGATCGCGCTGGGCGGCGTGCGTGAAGGACTCGCTTTGGCGCGCATGGTCGGCATGCTCAGCTATCGCACACCCGAGGGACTCGAACGTCGTTTCGGCCGGTCGCGCAGCGAGCACGACACCTTTCAGGTGCGCGACTGGCTTGAAGTACACGGTGACAAACTCGTCTCGCGCTTCGATGCCACGAGTTACGGCGCGCTGATCGATGCGATGGACGAGCATGACGTGGGCCGCAATCGCGGTGGACTCTCGGCCGCCCTCTCGGTTGTCGGCGACCGCCTGATCGGCGTTGGCATTCCCGGGGACCTGCTCTATCCCGCCGAGAGTGTACGTGAATGGACGACCGCGGCGAAAGCCACGTACGTGGAGCTGCCCTCCATTCATGGGCATGATGCGTTTCTGCTCGAAGTGGATCGGGTCTCTGCGGTCATCGCCAAGGCGATCGCCGAGTCTGAACTACGCAACGCATCAGCGCCGGCCCGCGCGGCGGCGACGACGACGCCGATTGTCACGTCGGTGACACCGCGCGTACGTCCGCTGCGCGTGGCACTCGCCGGCTGCGGCCATGTCGGCGGCAGCTTGCTTGACCTGTTCGGTGAACGGGCGCAGCAACCTGGCGACGCGCAGCCCATTCGCGTCGATCGCGTGTTGGTGCGCGATGCCGAACGTCCGCGCCCCGCCCTCGCGCAGGCGATTGCGCGGGGCATCGCCGCACCGGATGCCTGCATCACCGACCCTACGCTGTTGCTCAGCGACGATATCGATGTACTGGTGGAAGCGATCGGTGGCACGACGACAGCGCGGACCTTGGTGGAGACAGCGCTTCGTCGAGGCATCCGCGTAGTAACGGCGAACAAGGCCTTGCTCGGTGAGCGCGGCTCGTCACTCGCCGCCCTCGCGCGCATCACCGACACGCGTCTCGACTTCGAAGGTGCGGTGTGCGGTGCGATTCCCATCGTGCGGTGCGTTCGCAGTGGCGCCGCCGGTGTGGGCATCACCAAGGTGAGCGGCATCCTGAACGGCACGAGCAACTACGTGCTCGAGAAGGTTGCCGAAGGTGCCTCGTTGGCCGAAGCGGTCGCCACGGCGCAGCGACTGGGCTACGCTGAGGCGGATCCGACGCGCGACCTTTCCGGTCAAGACGCCGAAGACAAGCTGCGCATTCTCGCCTGGATGTGTTTCGGCGTCGATCCCGCCACACTCAAGGTCACGCGGCGCGGCATCGACGCCGAGACCGCCGCGTGGGCCACACGCGTGGCTCTCGAAGGCGATCGCGTGAAACTCATCGCCAGTTGCACGCGAGAAGGCGACGAACTCGTCGCACGCATTTTTCCCACGCGCATCACCAGCGACGATCCGTGGGCGCGAGTGTCGGGCCCGTTCAATCGCATCGTGGTGGAGAGCGAAACGGCCGGATCACTCGTGTTTCAGGGACCGGGTGCCGGAGGGCGCGCCACGGCTGGTGCGGTGCTGGCCGACATCGTGGCGCGATAG
- a CDS encoding ion channel, which yields MSSMLPPPPHEDKGDFGLGRDLSNTRGSRLLNADGTFNVRREGLSWTQGGSLYHDALTVTWGRFLGWTALIYVGINLLFAAVFLLLGNDALSGASVDHSGGLFWRAFFFSVQTFATIGYGTIVANGVAGNLVVTAEALVGLMAQALITGLLFARFARPTMALQFSSVAVIAPFNGGTALMFRIANRRRNELIELEAQVTVTLRDTDSDGGGRRYYPLALDRRAVSFLPTTWTLVHPITADSPLWGMSAGDLHAREAEILVLMHGTDETFATRVSSRRSYRSDELVWGAKFRNILQTSRADGGVSVDLTQIDLHDAVDLPSLAAPHERP from the coding sequence ATGTCATCGATGCTTCCCCCGCCGCCACACGAAGACAAGGGCGACTTCGGCCTTGGACGTGATCTGTCCAACACGCGCGGCAGTCGACTCCTGAATGCCGACGGCACGTTCAATGTTCGCCGCGAGGGCCTCTCGTGGACGCAAGGCGGTAGCCTGTATCACGATGCCCTGACCGTGACCTGGGGCCGGTTTCTCGGCTGGACAGCGCTGATCTACGTCGGCATCAATCTGCTCTTCGCCGCAGTCTTTCTGCTGCTCGGCAACGACGCCCTCAGCGGTGCGTCGGTCGATCACTCCGGTGGTCTGTTCTGGCGCGCGTTCTTCTTCAGTGTGCAAACCTTCGCGACGATCGGCTACGGGACGATCGTCGCCAATGGCGTAGCTGGCAATCTCGTCGTCACCGCCGAGGCGTTGGTGGGCCTGATGGCGCAAGCCCTGATCACGGGGCTCCTGTTTGCGCGATTCGCACGCCCGACGATGGCGCTGCAGTTCAGCTCTGTCGCCGTGATCGCGCCATTCAACGGCGGGACGGCACTCATGTTTCGCATTGCCAATCGTCGCAGGAACGAACTGATCGAGCTGGAAGCGCAAGTGACGGTGACCTTACGCGACACCGACAGCGATGGCGGTGGCCGTCGCTACTATCCTCTGGCTCTCGACCGCCGTGCCGTGAGCTTCCTGCCGACCACGTGGACGCTGGTCCATCCAATAACCGCCGACAGTCCGCTCTGGGGAATGTCGGCGGGCGATCTGCATGCGCGGGAGGCAGAGATCCTCGTGCTCATGCACGGCACCGACGAGACGTTCGCGACCCGCGTCTCGTCACGACGTTCGTATCGCAGCGACGAGTTGGTGTGGGGCGCCAAGTTTCGCAACATTCTGCAGACGTCACGCGCCGACGGCGGCGTCTCCGTCGATCTGACGCAGATCGATCTGCACGACGCGGTCGACCTTCCGTCGCTGGCCGCGCCGCACGAACGCCCCTGA
- a CDS encoding P1 family peptidase — MTQFSGRSTRLVAVGLAVVAASAPLAAQQRARAIGLAPGVFAPGPNNAITDVAGVRVGHETVTLGDSVRTGVTAIIPHGGDLYRDRVPAALHVGNGFGKLLGVTQLRELGELETPVLLTCTLCIWQAGDALAQYMLAKPENANVRSINPVVGETNDGQLNATRARPGIAAAVNRALANADSGRVAEGSVGAGHGTVMFGWKGGIGTSSRKLPASLGGYTVGVIVQGNYGGVLQMAGVPVGQLLGRYAFQRDVERAAGTPPGAGGFGDAGAEQGDGSCMIVIATDAPVLSRNLERMGARAVMGLARTGSSASNGSGDYVIAFSTSPRVRRSPDATLSTNDELGNEAMSALFQAVTEATEEALYDALLMATPVSTRAGRVNPLPRDSVRVLLQARGIRAPR; from the coding sequence ATGACTCAGTTTTCTGGTCGCAGCACCCGCCTCGTCGCCGTCGGGCTCGCGGTGGTCGCAGCGTCGGCACCGCTGGCCGCCCAACAGCGCGCCCGCGCCATCGGGTTGGCTCCCGGGGTCTTCGCGCCCGGTCCCAACAACGCCATCACCGATGTGGCCGGCGTGCGCGTCGGCCATGAGACGGTGACGCTCGGCGACTCCGTTCGAACGGGAGTTACCGCCATCATTCCACACGGGGGCGATCTCTATCGCGATCGCGTACCCGCGGCCCTGCATGTGGGCAATGGCTTCGGCAAGCTGCTCGGCGTCACCCAACTGCGGGAGTTGGGTGAGCTCGAGACTCCGGTGTTGCTCACGTGCACGCTGTGCATCTGGCAAGCGGGTGACGCGCTCGCCCAGTACATGCTGGCGAAGCCGGAGAACGCGAATGTGCGGTCGATCAACCCCGTCGTGGGTGAAACGAACGATGGGCAGCTCAATGCCACTCGGGCGCGGCCGGGTATAGCCGCGGCCGTGAACCGCGCACTGGCGAATGCCGACAGCGGACGGGTTGCGGAAGGCAGCGTCGGCGCCGGGCATGGTACCGTGATGTTCGGCTGGAAGGGCGGCATCGGCACGTCGTCGCGGAAGCTGCCCGCTTCCCTGGGCGGCTACACCGTTGGCGTGATCGTGCAGGGCAACTACGGCGGTGTGCTACAGATGGCCGGCGTGCCGGTTGGGCAGCTGTTGGGTCGTTACGCATTCCAGCGTGATGTGGAACGGGCGGCGGGCACTCCGCCGGGGGCGGGCGGCTTCGGCGACGCGGGCGCCGAGCAGGGTGACGGGTCGTGCATGATCGTGATCGCCACTGACGCGCCGGTGCTCTCCCGCAACCTCGAGCGGATGGGGGCCCGGGCGGTCATGGGGCTCGCGCGCACCGGCTCCAGTGCGTCGAACGGCTCCGGCGACTACGTGATTGCCTTCTCGACGTCGCCGCGCGTGCGTCGTTCGCCCGATGCGACGCTGTCCACGAACGACGAACTGGGGAACGAAGCCATGTCGGCGCTGTTTCAAGCGGTGACGGAAGCGACGGAGGAAGCGTTGTACGACGCGCTGCTGATGGCGACCCCGGTCTCGACGCGGGCCGGACGCGTGAACCCATTGCCACGCGATTCCGTGCGCGTGCTGCTGCAAGCCCGCGGTATTCGCGCCCCTCGATAA
- a CDS encoding sulfurtransferase: MPAPNPANMLVTTAWLAEHQNDRDLVMLHVGSKAQYDSGHIAGARHTALDEVALPNVPGGLTLQLAGVEQLTAWAVRNGIGDRTRVIVIPHDGALQSATRVFITLAYLGAMDRISLLNGSYQAWKSESRAVTTDAPGAAPSATFTPKLRPDIIATIAQVEAATKDNTRHIVDARLTRFFNGDGGGYPRPGHIPTAVNVPLSSVSTNGYLKPVSELKTLFADAGVDQSKPVITYCHIGQQATLLWFVATMLGHDARMFDGSFQEWSGTARLPVVGPPGK, encoded by the coding sequence ATGCCCGCTCCGAACCCGGCGAACATGCTCGTGACCACCGCCTGGCTGGCCGAGCACCAGAACGATCGCGATCTCGTGATGCTGCACGTGGGCAGCAAGGCGCAGTACGACAGCGGTCACATTGCAGGCGCCCGCCACACCGCACTCGACGAAGTGGCGCTGCCGAACGTGCCCGGTGGCCTCACGCTGCAGTTGGCGGGCGTGGAGCAACTGACCGCGTGGGCCGTGCGTAACGGCATCGGCGACCGGACGCGCGTGATCGTGATTCCCCATGATGGCGCGCTGCAATCCGCTACGCGCGTATTCATCACACTCGCGTACCTCGGCGCGATGGATCGCATCTCGCTGTTGAACGGCAGCTATCAGGCGTGGAAGAGCGAGTCGCGCGCCGTGACGACCGACGCTCCTGGCGCCGCGCCTTCGGCGACGTTTACGCCGAAGCTGCGTCCGGATATCATCGCCACGATCGCACAGGTGGAAGCCGCCACGAAAGACAACACGCGTCACATCGTGGACGCGCGCCTGACCAGATTCTTCAACGGTGACGGCGGCGGCTATCCGCGTCCTGGGCATATCCCGACCGCGGTGAACGTGCCGCTGTCAAGCGTAAGTACGAATGGCTATCTGAAGCCGGTCAGCGAACTGAAGACGTTGTTCGCCGACGCTGGCGTGGATCAGAGTAAGCCGGTGATCACCTATTGCCACATCGGGCAGCAGGCGACACTGCTCTGGTTCGTGGCGACGATGCTCGGGCACGATGCGCGCATGTTCGACGGCTCGTTCCAGGAGTGGAGCGGCACGGCGCGCTTGCCGGTGGTGGGCCCGCCGGGCAAGTAG
- a CDS encoding serine hydrolase domain-containing protein has product MTRFMGLCIAVAMLSSQAVGAELAAQAPTNAQFERAAAYASRTEGQAVLVMHRGRIIHERYIGEGSASKSMMLASGSKSFVGVATIAAVADGLVRLDQPVADLLPEWKSDARKSRVTVRQLLSLESGIETGNPGTGCGGPRSTWADAVAAQALVEPGTRFRYGPYPFITMGAAIERVNPRESFEAYLARRVLAPLGVKVDWRMTCGDGKPQLAGGAAMTALDWATFGEMIRRGGMHGTTRILPAELVSQLFRPSSVNPAYGMSWWLRDAAFQTNPAMGAPGVGAGDDDTASGAGARGAARGRIIERLKQRAAARRGTGSAGRGSDADSRAAGSDWLPRDLVMAAGAGKQRLYLIPSQELVIVRMGPVRGGRAFKDDEFLAALLR; this is encoded by the coding sequence ATGACACGCTTCATGGGACTCTGCATCGCAGTGGCGATGCTCTCGTCGCAGGCCGTAGGGGCCGAGCTGGCGGCACAGGCGCCGACAAACGCGCAGTTCGAACGGGCCGCGGCGTATGCCTCGCGCACGGAGGGACAGGCGGTGCTGGTGATGCATCGCGGACGCATCATTCACGAGCGCTACATCGGCGAGGGTAGTGCATCGAAGTCGATGATGCTCGCCAGTGGGAGCAAGAGCTTCGTTGGCGTGGCCACGATCGCGGCGGTCGCGGATGGACTCGTCAGACTCGATCAGCCCGTGGCCGATCTGCTGCCCGAGTGGAAAAGCGATGCCCGCAAGTCACGCGTGACGGTGCGCCAACTCCTTTCGCTCGAGAGCGGCATCGAGACTGGTAATCCCGGCACGGGCTGTGGCGGCCCCCGGAGTACGTGGGCCGACGCGGTCGCGGCCCAAGCGCTTGTCGAACCGGGCACCCGGTTCCGTTACGGTCCGTATCCCTTCATCACGATGGGCGCCGCCATCGAACGGGTGAATCCGCGCGAGTCATTCGAGGCCTATCTCGCACGTCGCGTCCTGGCGCCGCTGGGCGTAAAGGTGGACTGGCGCATGACGTGCGGCGATGGCAAGCCACAGCTGGCCGGCGGCGCCGCGATGACGGCACTTGACTGGGCCACGTTCGGCGAAATGATCCGACGGGGCGGCATGCATGGCACCACGCGCATTCTGCCAGCCGAGCTGGTCTCCCAGCTGTTCCGCCCGAGTTCCGTCAATCCGGCGTATGGCATGTCCTGGTGGCTTCGGGATGCGGCGTTTCAGACCAATCCGGCCATGGGCGCACCGGGTGTCGGGGCCGGCGACGACGACACCGCGTCGGGGGCGGGAGCGCGCGGCGCCGCGCGTGGCCGGATCATCGAACGGCTGAAACAGCGGGCCGCCGCCCGACGTGGCACCGGCAGCGCCGGCCGCGGTAGTGATGCCGATTCCCGCGCCGCCGGCAGCGACTGGCTACCGCGCGATCTGGTCATGGCGGCGGGGGCCGGCAAACAGCGGCTGTACCTGATTCCGTCGCAGGAGCTGGTCATCGTGCGGATGGGACCCGTGCGGGGCGGCCGAGCTTTCAAAGACGACGAATTTCTGGCGGCCCTGCTGCGGTAG